In Periophthalmus magnuspinnatus isolate fPerMag1 chromosome 9, fPerMag1.2.pri, whole genome shotgun sequence, the sequence agtgtgtccgtgcaccgtctttcagtgtaaatatctcacgttacaatatgaaaacctgcggcttatatatgcacaaaattgattttctttacaaatttagctggtgtggcttatattcaggtgcgctctatagtcccaaatttacgGTAAGCATAGTcttcaacatttttaaactaactTATGAATCAGCGTGTGCCAGTTCGCTCGAAGGAAATCCCAGGCAAGTTTGTAACCACGAGGATTTCTGCTGATCGACACCAAAACATCTGGAAGGTCCTGAGTCTTCATCACTTTCCCGTTAAGGCTCTGCTCCAACATCCTGAAACGCATGAGTAAAAAAGTGaggtttttacacttttatacaaACAAACTGTAGATTCATGACACGCACCATGTGAGTTTGTCCTGCAGGGGGGTGACGGACATGGCGGTTTTCATTCGGCTCTTGACGGACATTTGCATCGATTGGCGATATTTATCAAACAGGAAATCCCATCCTTCTGGAGTTCGGGCTCCAATCACAAAAACAGCCATCGTGACATCAACTGGGAGACTGGAAAACTCGTCTAGTTAGTTCTCACAGTGTCGTACAGTCATTACTTTTGTAAATAACTGAGGagttcatttaaaataacaGATATTTGGGAAAAAATGTTGAAGGCTTATAAATCTCTATTTGTCTAGCAGTGTTTTCAAAAGTCAGATCTATTTAAGTGCAAtggaaatataataataatacttcaaATCCCCTcacttttgccgtaaatgcaactaaactgcGCTCTCTTTGGATGGCACTTCTGGATAaacgggaatcccattcatttcaatagtgtttgggaaaagtttcaACACTAAAATATGATACACTGCCTCACCAAAAAacaaggtcacacactctaatatttatcccaaagattctcaatcgGGTTAAGGTCtagactctgtggtggacaatccatgtgtgaaaatgacatctcatgctcctgatccgctctgtcacaatttgagccccatgaatcctggcattgtcatcttggaatatgcccagaaatccattgatggaataacctggtcattcagtatattcaagtgtcagctgacctcattctgctgaaccaagaccagaccaactgCACAAATCTtggacctatttgcttagttaaatccaggtggtgacttttttttggccaggcagtgtataaatctggtttatttgtgtaaaatgttcaacgTTTATGTGCACCAagaagtcaacactgcactgattctctgagaggctttaaaacagctctgtagtccacATAAAActtatttacttttataataTATCGAATAATATAACACAGATGACATTGGAGGCGCACAGAGCAACTTCCCAAATTTTCAAACTACGATatctgtttttgtaaataaactcttTCACTGTATTTGAATCATTAAAACCTCATTGTTCCATCTGATTCCTTCCACTGGTTGAAAAGCTCCGTGGCCTTTTTCACACACGGAGGGTAGTTCCTGACGCAGGCGAAGACCAGCAGATAACTCCGGAGCATGCGCTGAGACACGGACCCCGAGTCGGCCCAGTCCTGACGGTCGATCAGCCCCTGGAACAGCTGCACGATGTAATCCTGAGGAAGAGTCGGTGAGACGCGGTCACTGGAGGGCACACTTCTGGAAAACATACTGTGGTTCATCTAATCTTAAGATAACAGACGAGGGTAATAGAATTTAGACGTAACACATTTAAGTTATCAGACTGGGTCATCAGAACTGGCTGCACAGTGTCATATACAGTCAGCCTATAATTAAATCACTCAAGTATGTTTAATATTGCGATATTTCAACatgctgctcatccaaatcacttcagttttggtcagattactgctggacactgccttatatctgtcttttTTCTATAAACTACAATcaatatgaaaatgaataatATAATGTGTCCCACGTTCAGAAAATGCTTTGCTCACTCGACTGATGATTGCACAAATACAGCAGATACAATTAACTTTCCTTTACAAATGTGGTTTCCAAACTACAGTATTTTTGCGCACCTTCATCTGGTTTTCGAGGACAGGCATGTCCCGTTTCTCCATCAGTTTGTAGAGAGGCACGAGCTCTCCAAACCCCTGCGTCACGGCCATAATCTCCGTCTCTTTGGACAGATAAAGGGACAGATCCAGAGCCTGGTCCAGTCTCACCTTCCCGATACTGCAAAGGTTCAACCAGAGCGCACAGGAGATGTATTACTAtcactaaatatatataaaaacatgtagagGATTAAATATGAACCTGACGAGCTGGAAGATGTTCTGAATGAGGCTGGCGCGATCGTTGCTGCTCAGGGCTGTGTGGTTGTGCCGGAGCAGTTTAATAATGGAGTCCCAGCCCTCGCCCGCGTAGTGAACCATATAATATCCATTCATGTCCACGTTGAACTTGACCCAGCTGACCTCCTCTAGCAGGTACAGAACATCTGGAGCGTGTGAGGTAAAGTATGAAGAGCACAGAGCGAGCGAATACACAAGGGAAACATCTAatgactgtttaaaatgagggACTTGCCAGTTTTAGTCTTTAAAAGGAAGCGATGGACGGTGTTTGATGCGCTGGTTTTGTAGGTCAGGGGGATTTGCCATAGAAAtctgtaaaaaagtaaataaaagtatgtcTTACAAGTAACAACAGGCAGGTCAAGGCTCTACAaggtttaatacattttttaactatttGCCACAGAAATGCTATTTACTTTAAGCTTACCCTTCAGTGAGTGAGGGGTCATTAGTTTTCAGATAACGTTCTTGGCTCAGTCTAACCTCCCGACCTTTAACCTCCACAGTGACCAGAGGAAATCCCTCCTGCAGGGTCCACGTGTCCATGATGGCCCGGACGTCCAGCTCATCACCAGAGTACCATTTCTGCATGTGAACATAGGGATATAGtattagaaaaaacattaatattCCATTTgtaagtacagtggtccctcgtttatcgttatgttctaaaaataaccccgaATAGGCGAAATCctcgaagtatcagctttatttttacatttatactctatgtttttggctgtaaaacccctcaccacacactttatacacttttctcacattattctcttgtttaaacgctctcaaagttcaaaccttcgtaggcgcctttgtcggtgcagaacgtttcatcgacattgtgggttttgtgaaccgcgatataacgAGGAACAACTGTACAACATTTAAATACTAATACTGCTTTGTGAACTTACCGAGGCTCCAGACTGAACGCTTCTCTTTGAACAGAActctttgtgtcttttttgcTTCAGATCCAAAACGCCTGAGTTGCAGATCTTGTaggaaacacaaaataaaacaatgcgaataaatcatttacattttgtggACGATATAGTCACATACTTACATCACTCAGACTCTCCCACAAATGGCTGTTGACGGTGTTTTGATAACTGTATTTCTTTAAGTATCTAATGATTCCGATCTCAAAGGCTTCAGGAGAAAGGAAGTCCTGCAGCATATTGAGAATGCACGCCCCCTAAACCACAACCAGACAGTTCAGTTTGGCCACACAGTTATTTATACATCGCTCTTGACGAGATTTAACCACCACAGTTTACCTTATCATACGAAACATCATCAAACATCTCCTGGATCTGCGTCGGGTTCTCCACCGGCGTAGACACCGGGTGGGACGAGCTCAGAGAGTCCACCTCCATGGCCTCGAAACACTTTCCCAAGAAGAAGTCATCCTACGACACAGGGATATTAGAGAGCGAACACAGCGCAAcgtatttatttaaggtttgcACTTACGACTTGCAGCTCTGGGTAGGCGATGCGCACTGAGACATACTCCATGAATTTAGCAAAGCCTTCGTTAAGCCACAAGTCGTTCCACCAGTCCATAGTGACCAAGTTCCCAAACCActggtcaaaacaaaacatcagaaTCACCAAAAAACATGTACAGACACTTTGTTATTgtggaaaatgtgttgttaagATCATATTTTGGTCACTATCATTATCAACACTCCTTTGAATGACCAACCTGTTCTGCTGTGTACCGTTTTAAATGCAAAACCAATCATTTTATTCACGTGGATGGCCCGTACAACATGATCTCTGTACCTGATGGGCCAGTTCATGGGCGATCACTTTGGTAATGCCCAGTTTGTCTGAAGCTGAGGATTTCTCTGGGTCGAACAGCAGAGCCGTCTCTCTGTATGTGGTTAAGCCCCAGTTCTCCATAGCACCAGACTGGAAATCAGGGATAGCAGCCAGATCTGTGAGTAAAAGAttacagatttaaaaacataaatatctaGTTCAGAAGTGAAATCATGATTATTTGAAAAGATCATTTATGTGAAGTCAGAGGTAATAATATAGAGAAAGAGTCTAGTATGAGGATTTTCTGGAAAGTCTCGGCAACTTTTTGGTGGTGAGGGATCTGGAAACTGCGCGTCTCCATTGGGATTGTTTtcctttgccttgaatgttccgcagtattgcattaaacacatctatcattgaaacattccagtcaaagcacgaacacgtccacgacaaaagCAGACGGCGTCCCCTCCACCACaggagttacacagtgcaactttgaGATTAGATGTACAAACACggtttaatattataataaaatggTAAAAGACTGACCCTGTTTTGGGAGCGGGTACGGAATgtcaaaataatcatcataaaagtccAGAAGTTTGATCGCAGCGCTCAGTGCAAAAGCCGTTTGGTTAATCTTCTCAGGTACGGCGTAGATCGAAATCTAAAAtgcattcaaataaaaatacaaatgaagAAAACTCATAGCATAGTATTCttcataaaaatgtaagaatgGAGCGTGTAAATGACCTCGACTCCATGCTGCGTGGTCCCGCTAACAGACAGGAAGTCACAGACGATATAAGCCACGAGGTAAGTGCTCATTTTCACTGTGGTGTCGAAGTGATCCTCCAGTAAACCTCCAGGTAACTCCACTGTTTTTATCTGCACGTAACAGAAAAACGGAATGAATTACTGCGAGACAAACCTCTGATTACAGTATATATGTGCTTATTAACCTTGGGCATGTTGGATATCGCGATGTGGCGTGGCTCACGGACGATCTGAATAGTGAAATTGGCTTTGAAGGCAGGCTCGTCAAAACATGGAAAAGCTCCTCTGGCAAAGGTGGCTTCAAACTGCGTCGATGCCAGGACTCtggaaatattaaataattacaAGACGCACTGAAAAACAAGTTGTTAAACAGAAATACACTGATAATAGGGGTGAGTTGTGGACAAAAATCTTGATATATCGGcttttggtcatgtttttaaattataatattgcttttttcccaataaatgtgtctgtacatgtctataaattattattatacattatattcTTAAGATAATCATTTGGCAAATCTTCAAACCAACAAATTCAATTCCTACAGAGCATTGCACAGCATCTAATTGGTCTAATTGTTATTCATTTCTTACCTGACTTCGCCGCTGCTCGTTTGATAGCTGCCCTTGTAGAACCCATGGAAGCTGTCGGACAAGTTCGCAGCAAACTCGAGATGAACTTCATACTTTCTACCTTTGGTCAAAACTGTGTCTGAAATGAGGGCCAGCTGGTGGAAGCGAGGATACTCCAAAACATCCAGGGATTTCACACCTTCAGGGCCAAATAGGAACACGTTTGACACTTGCATCTTCTTGGCGTGCAGCACTATCATATCAGTGTCTTCAAGCACATCCAGCTCGATCCGGACAACGCCAGTGAAGTCTAAAGTGGTCAGGTTGGGGTGGATGCTCAGATCATAATGGACAGGAAAGATGGATTTGGGAAGTCTCATGGTCGTCCACGGAAACGGCTGGCCATTGGTTGCGATAGGGGCATCCTTAGAAGCTGCTTGGTTTGGAAGTTGTGCTCCaaatgaaagagaaagggaTACCAGCAACAGGATAGTAGAGGCCAGCATGGTGTCAACAGGTAACACCCCCACCTGCTAAAAGAACAATAAACAAACTTGTAACATAAACAGATTAACTTTGTTCCTGGATTGACCCGTTTAGACCAACCTGAGCCAGACTTAGATGCAGGTTTGGCTCATTATTACAACATATAACACGATTCCTCAATAAGATACTTTCGATTTCATCATAAGTTGCCATGAGGAAATAGACAAACCACTAACAGTCTTATTCACGTTTATTTAGCAatatgactaaaccaagataaGTATTATGACCAGAAAATGAGTAAGTAGATAGTATTTGAAATGAACTTACCCCGTTCCAGCAGGTTCAGAGATGCGGACTCAAAAGCAATAccgaaaatgaaacaaactgaacgaggtgcattgtgggagggAAAGCCAACTGTCATATAATCAAAGCCAAGAGTATCCTCACTTATGTTTCCATGTATGCTGTCCAAAATATGCCGCTCACAGCTCAGGTAAAGATTGTGCGTAAAAAAACAAAGACTTCACGACCCAAGTAAAGAGTGTGCGTAAAAACAGAAAGCACACAACTCAGGTAAAGTGTGTgcgtaaagaaaaaaaggacaCACAACTCAGGTAAAGAGTGTGCGTAACGACAAAGACCTCACAACCCAGGTAAAGAGACAGACAGCTCAGAACCCAGGTAAGAGTGTGCGTAAAAACAATGATCCTGTGCGTAATGATCCAATTACGCACAGCTGTCTACGTTAAAATAGATAACAACGTAAGAAAACAAAAGCTTAATACTTAAACTGTGCAGCAGACTGTGTAAAAACGACCTGCACAAGGAGGAAAAATACAGTGT encodes:
- the erap1b gene encoding endoplasmic reticulum aminopeptidase 1b, which gives rise to MLASTILLLVSLSLSFGAQLPNQAASKDAPIATNGQPFPWTTMRLPKSIFPVHYDLSIHPNLTTLDFTGVVRIELDVLEDTDMIVLHAKKMQVSNVFLFGPEGVKSLDVLEYPRFHQLALISDTVLTKGRKYEVHLEFAANLSDSFHGFYKGSYQTSSGEVRVLASTQFEATFARGAFPCFDEPAFKANFTIQIVREPRHIAISNMPKIKTVELPGGLLEDHFDTTVKMSTYLVAYIVCDFLSVSGTTQHGVEISIYAVPEKINQTAFALSAAIKLLDFYDDYFDIPYPLPKQDLAAIPDFQSGAMENWGLTTYRETALLFDPEKSSASDKLGITKVIAHELAHQWFGNLVTMDWWNDLWLNEGFAKFMEYVSVRIAYPELQVDDFFLGKCFEAMEVDSLSSSHPVSTPVENPTQIQEMFDDVSYDKGACILNMLQDFLSPEAFEIGIIRYLKKYSYQNTVNSHLWESLSDICNSGVLDLKQKRHKEFCSKRSVQSGASKWYSGDELDVRAIMDTWTLQEGFPLVTVEVKGREVRLSQERYLKTNDPSLTEGFLWQIPLTYKTSASNTVHRFLLKTKTDVLYLLEEVSWVKFNVDMNGYYMVHYAGEGWDSIIKLLRHNHTALSSNDRASLIQNIFQLVSIGKVRLDQALDLSLYLSKETEIMAVTQGFGELVPLYKLMEKRDMPVLENQMKDYIVQLFQGLIDRQDWADSGSVSQRMLRSYLLVFACVRNYPPCVKKATELFNQWKESDGTMSLPVDVTMAVFVIGARTPEGWDFLFDKYRQSMQMSVKSRMKTAMSVTPLQDKLTWMLEQSLNGKVMKTQDLPDVLVSISRNPRGYKLAWDFLRANWHTLIHKFDLGSNTVSFMVNGVTNQYSTREKLDEVRSFFGSLTEETGSEMRCIQQTYETIEDNIRWMDTHLSLLQNWLNKHSAKPVHDDL